A portion of the Phocoena sinus isolate mPhoSin1 chromosome 9, mPhoSin1.pri, whole genome shotgun sequence genome contains these proteins:
- the TBRG4 gene encoding FAST kinase domain-containing protein 4, producing MAVRLVKRCTSLLREATRLAPAVSPVGQLRLARGAQKPLTSSATSSSSRLPGPLSELVEKEQVFTPYPEHQEVDQLIEKATRPEELLELLGGGHCLHENHAALTLIQLSRLLSEKPKDKALLIQDARFRQLLHLVNSQITAVWHGTLVKLLRSLYALGLPPTSKELRSVEQEVRWRMRRLKYKHLAFLAESSANYMQEQDSQELLAELLVQLERRWAEIDDSRVLVAMMMKTGHLSESLMTRLEDKCLELVEHFGPEELRKVLVTLAAQNRRSVPLLRAISYHLVQKPFPLTKGVLLDLAYAYGKLGFHQTQVFQRLAADLLPHTPSLTSSEVARCTKSFAFLKWLNLPLFEAFAQHVLDRAQSITLPHLYNMLLAFARVNFRPEREDPFFSLVHEKLGSELAGLEPALQVDVVWALCVLQQVLEAELQAVLHPEFHTQFLGVESRKDQSTFQKLLHINATAQLEHPEYTGPLLPASALVPRPSALDRKATPLQKELQETLKGLLGSADKGSFMVATQYGWVLDAEVLLDTDSQLLPLRAFVAPHLALPSGSQPLPPGAKRLAFLRWEFPNFNSRSKDLLGRFVLARRHLLAAGFLLVDVPYYEWLELKSEWQKSAYLKDKMRKAVAEELAK from the exons ATGGCTGTTCGGCTAGTGAAGCGATGCACGTCCCTCCTGAGGGAAGCCACCCGTCTGGCCCCTGCCGTGTCCCCGGTTGGCCAGCTGAGACTCGCCCGGGGAGCCCAGAAGCCTCTGACTTCCTCGGCTACCTCATCCAGCTCCCGCCTCCCAGGTCCTTTGTCAGAGCTTGTGGAGAAGGAACAGGTGTTTACTCCCTACCCTGAGCACCAGGAGGTGGACCAGCTCATCGAGAAGGCCACCAGGCCAGAGGAGCTCCTGGAGCTTCTGGGTGGCGGTCACTGTCTGCACGAGAACCACGCCGCCCTCACGCTCATCCAGCTCTCTCGCCTGCTGTCTGAGAAGCCGAAAGACAAAGCCTTGCTCATACAGGACGCCCGCTTTCGGCAACTTCTCCATCTTGTCAACAGCCAG ATCACTGCAGTTTGGCATGGGACCCTCGTGAAGCTGCTCCGGAGCCTCTATGCACTGggccttccccccacctccaagGAGCTGCGGTCGGTGGAGCAGGAGGTCCGCTGGCGCATGCGCAGGCTGAAGTACAAGCACCTGGCCTTCCTGGCCGAGTCCAGCGCCAACTACATGCAGGAGCAGGACTCCCAGGAGCTGCTGGCCGAGCTGCTGGTGCAGCTGGAGCGGCGCTGGGCAGAAATTGATGACAGCCGCGTGCTGGTGGCCATGATGATGAAGACGGGGCACCTCTCCGAGTCTCTGATGACCCGCCTGGAGGACAAG TGCCTGGAGCTGGTGGAGCATTTTGGCCCCGAGGAGCTGCGGAAGGTGCTGGTGACATTGGCAGCTCAGAACCGGCGGTCGGTGCCCTTGCTGCGGGCCATCTCGTACCACCTGGTCCAGAAGCCCTTCCCCCTGACGAAAGGCGTCCTCCTGGACCTGGCCTACGCCTATG GCAAACTCGGCTTCCACCAGACGCAGGTGTTCCAGCGCTTGGCTGCAGACTTGTTGCCCCACACTCCTAGCCTGACGTCCAGCGAGGTGGCCCGCTGCACCAAGTCCTTTGCCTTCCTTAAGTGGCTCAATCTGCCCCTGTTTGAGGCCTTTGCCCAG CACGTCCTGGACAGAGCCCAGAGCATCACTCTGCCACACCTGTACAACATGCTCCTGGCTTTCGCCCGTGTGAACTTCCGCCCAGAACGGGAGGATCCGTTCTTCAGCCTG GTGCATGAGAAGCTGGGGTCAGAGCTGGCGGGCCTGGAGCCAGCCCTGCAGGTGGACGTGGTGTGGGCCCTGTGTGTGCTGCAGCAGGTGCTGGAGGCCGAGCTGCAGGCTGTGCTCCACCCTGAGTTTCACACCCAGTTTCTAG GTGTCGAGTCCCGAAAGGATCAAAGCACCTTCCAGAAGCTGCTCCATATCAATGCCACTGCCCAGCTGGAGCACCCCGAGTACACGGGCCCCCTTTTGCCAGCCTCAGCCTTGGTCCCCAGGCCCTCGGCCCTTGACAGGAAGGCGACCCCCTTGCAGAAGGAGCTGCAGGAGACGCTGAAGGGGCTGCTGGGGAGTGCCGACAAGGGCAGCTTCATGGTGGCCACGCAGTATGGCTGGGTTCTGG ATGCTGAGGTGCTGCTGGACACAGACAGCCAGCTCCTGCCCCTGAGGGCCTTTGTGGCCCCTCATCTCGCCCTGCCCTCTGGCAGCCAGCCACTACCGCCGGGGGCCAAGAG GCTGGCCTTCCTGCGCTGGGAGTTCCCCAACTTCAACAGCCGGAGCAAAGACTTACTGGGGCGCTTCGTGCTGGCCCGGCGCCACCTGCTGGCCGCTGGCTTCCTGCTGGTCGAT
- the LOC116759487 gene encoding LOW QUALITY PROTEIN: whey acidic protein-like (The sequence of the model RefSeq protein was modified relative to this genomic sequence to represent the inferred CDS: substituted 1 base at 1 genomic stop codon): MRCLASLALALLTLKAALRLALALPLPSLCPELSSSSEDSCTISCVNDENCPQDTRCCARSPCSXSCVVPLIVPVPKAGCCPQVQALLAPKICLERNECSRDDQCMENQKCCFSSCAMRCVVPATGKHPGDPALKTPSQDTALGMVDLASPFASPDLGASAGP, from the exons ATGCGTTGTCTTGccagcctggccctggccctgctcaCCCTGAAGGCTGCCCTGAGGCTGGCCCTGGCCCTCCCCTTGCCAA GCTTGTGCCCAGAGCTCAGCTCCTCCTCCGAGGATTCCTGCACAATCTCCTGTGTCAACGATGAGAACTGTCCCCAAGACACCAGGTGCTGCGCCAGGAGCCCCTGCAGCTGATCCTGCGTGGTCCCCCTCATAG TACCTGTTCCAAAGGCTGGCTGCTGTCCCCAGGTGCAGGCCCTGCTGGCCCCAAAGATCTGCTTAGAGAGAAACGAGTGCTCCAGGGATGACCAATGTATGGAGAACCAGAAGTGCTGCTTCAGCTCGTGTGCCATGAGGTGTGTGGTCCCCGCCACAGGTAAGCATCCCGGAGACCCCGCCCTCAAGACACCTTCCCAAGACACTGCCCTGGGGATGGTGGACTTGGCTTCTCCCTTTGCCTCCCCTGACCTTGGGGCCTCTGCAGGTCCCTGA